Sequence from the Acidimicrobiia bacterium genome:
AAGGTGTGGCCTCCGGGCCGCTGGGGAGGCCTCTAGTCGTGGGCACCGCCAGGGTGTACAAGTCTGGGGAACACCGGACCGAAGGGTGCCTTCTGCCGGCGCCCTCCGCTCGGTTCCATCGCGCTATATCATCCGTCGGCGACATCGAACGGTCGCACCGGGAGACCCAGTGAGCGAAGAAGACCTCGAACGGTACGAATCGGACGTCGAACTGCAGATCTATCGGGAGTACCACGACGTGCTCCCGATGTTTCGCTACGTGATCGAGACCGAGCGGCGCTTCTACCTCGCCAACCAGGTCGACCTCGAGACGCGTGAGGCCGGCGGAACGGTGTTCTTCGAGATACGACTCGAGGATGCCTGGGTTTGGGACATGTACCGACCGGCGCGCTTCTTGAAGAACGTGCGGGTTCTCACCTTTCGCGACGTCAACGTCGAAGAGGTGGAGCACCCGGAGTTCAAGCCGCCGGATCACGACACGATCTAGGAGCCTTCGGTGAGGCCGTGGCCGCCGCCTTCCTCGCCCGGCGGGGGGCGCGGGTTCTCGTCGGCAACGTCCGCTCCGGTCGCGGCGAGATAGATCTGATCGTCACCCTTGAGGGGCGCCTGGTCGCCGTCGAGGTCAAGACCAGGGTCGGGGAGGACCCGATCGTGCAGTTGACCGATCAGAAGCGTCGGCGAATGCGCCAGGCCGCTGCCCGACTGCGTCCGACGCCGGAGCGCATCGACCTGGTGACGGTGACACTGGGGCCGGGCGGGGCGACGATCTCCTGGGTTCGCGCCGTGGCGTGATCGGCGAGGCCTACCTCCCGTGCCGCCGCCGCATCTCCTGAAACCAGCACGCCCGATGCCAGTGCCGGCGCAGGTCTGGTTCGAACTCGGGCACCACGACCAGGTGACCCTCGCCCGGCTCGATGAAGCCGTCGCAGCTGGGGCACAGGTAGCGCTTGCGGGCGGCATGGGGCTGAACCGGGCTCACCACCTCGTCGTCCATGGTGGTCATCCCGCCAGCGCCCACCACAGGACGAGCGCCGTGAGCACGAGTCCGACCACCGCCGCCACCATCTCGGAGGGGGAGGTTCGACCCGGTCGCAGAGGATTGAAGCCCATGGGGTCATGGTACGGCGAGGGGCGGTAGTGTCCCGCCCATGTTCCATGTGGTCGACGAAGGGCCGGTGCGGTGGCTCACCCTCGACAATCCGGGCCGCCGCAACGCCGTGCCCACCGACCAGTGGGAGGTGCTGACCGGCCACTTGGACGACTTCGAGGCATCAGATCTTCGGGCGCTGGTGGTGACCGGTGCCGGCGATGACTTCTGCTCGGGAGCCGATCTGGGGACCGGGTTCCAGGGGCGGGAGATGGTCCATGCCTATGAGGCCATGGCACGGGTCGGTGCCGCCGCTCGCGCCCTGCATCGCATCACCAAGCCGACGGTGGCCGCGGTGGACGGCGTGGCGGTCGGCGCCGGCCTCAACCTGGCATTGGGCTGCGATCTGCTCATCGCCACCGATCGGGCCCGGTTTGCCGAGATCTTCGTGCGCCGCGGGCTCACGGTCGACTTTGCAGGCACCTGGCTGCTGCCGCGCCGCATCGGCCTCGCCAGGGCGAAGGAACTCGCCCTCACCGGGCGCATGTTCGATGCCGCCGAAGCGGAGCGACTGGGGATCGTGACCAGGGTGGTCGCTCCCGACGGGCTCAGGGCGGCAGCTGCCGGGGCCGCCGGCGTCCTCGCCTCGGGCGCACCCCTGGCACAGCGGATGATCAAGGCCGGTTTCGACCGCTCGTTCGAGATGTCGTTCGAGGAGGCCCTCTCCTACGAGCAGGCGGCCCAGGCGATGCTCATGTCGTCGGACGACGTCGTCGAGGGGGTGGCGGCGTTCCTGCAGAAGAGGGATCCGGAGTTCCGCGGACGGTGACGACCCCCTAGCCCCCGGCCGCAGGTTCGCATACCTTGGCCGGGTGTTCGCCTCGGTGACCTCGGCCGCCCTGGTTGGGGTGGTTCCCCGTCCGGTGAGGGTCGAGGCGCACGTGTCCGGCCGCAAGGAGGCCTTTGCGCTGGTCGGCCTCCCCGACACCGCCGTGCGGGAGGCTCGGGAGCGGGTTCGGTCGGCGATCGCAGCCACCGGCCATCGCTTCCCCATGAGGAGGGTGACCGTGAACCTGGCCCCGGCGGACCTCCCCAAGGTGGGCTCGGCGTACGACCTCCCCATCGCCCTGGGAGTGCTCGCCGCTTGTGGGCACATCCCGCCAGGCGCCACCAGGGTGGTCGCCCTCGGCGAGCTGGCACTCGATGGCGCGGTGAGGCCGGCACGCGGCTGCCTGGCCGCCGGCATGGTGGCCCGCCGCCGCAACGAGCGATGCCTGGTCGGTGTCGATGCCGCAGGCGAGGCCGCCCTCTCTGGAGGCGACGTCCACGGTGTGGCCACGCTGGCAGAGGCTATCGCCGTCGCCTCCGGTGACCGCGACGGGTCACGCCCCGTCGCCGGAGGTGGCGATGACGGAGCCGGATGGGTCGACCTGGGAGCGGTGCGAGGCCAGGTCCTGGCGCGCCGGGCACTGGAGGTGGCGGCGGCAGGCGGCCACCACCTGCTGCTGTTGGGGCCACCCGGCTCCGGGAAGACGATGCTGGCCCGCGCCCTGCCCGGCATCTTGCCCGACCTGACCGCCGACGAGGCGTTGGAGGTGGCCCAGGCGCACTCCGCCGCCGGGCGCCCGCTGCGGATGTCGAGTCGGCCTCCGTTTCGCAGCCCCCACCACGGCGCCACCGCCCCGGCCATCCTCGGGGGTGGCTCTGGTGTTCCCGTGCCTGGGGAGCTCACACTGGCCGACCGAGGGGTGCTGTTCCTCGACGAATTGGCCGAGTTCCCGCGCGGTCTTCTCGACATGTTGCGCCAGCCTGTCGAGGAAGGTGTGGTCCACATCGCCCGCAAGGGGGTCTCGGTGGAGTTCCCTTGCCGAACCCAGTTGGTTGCGGCGACCAACCCGTGTCCTTGCGGGTACCTCGGGGATCGGAGGGTGGCGTGTCGCTGCAGCGCGTCGGCCGTGACCCGGTACCGATCGCGTCTCTCGGGACCACTGCTGGACCGGTTCGATCTGAGGGTCGGTGTGGGGAGGGTCGACGGAGAAGGGCTCATGGGCCCTTCGGGGGAGTCGGCCGCTTCGGTACGCATGCGGGTCGCCGCCGCCAGGGAGCGTCAGCGGATGCGGGGTGTGCTCAACCGCTCGCTCGATCGAGTGCGGCTGGACGCCTTGAACTGGGATGTCTCCGCCTTGGAGATGCTTCGGGCTGCGGTGGACCGCAGCGCCCTCACCGGACGCGGCTGGGATCGGCTGAGGAGGGTGTCGTCGACGATCGCCGATCTGGAGGGTGCCGACAGCATCGGTGACCACCACGTGGCCGAGGCGCTCTCGCTGAGGGTCGATCTGTGAGCACCGCTCTGCTCGAACTGGCCGGTCTGGGCCTGCACCCGGGACGCCTCGGCGAACTGCTGACCCGTTGGGGAAGCGCCGAGAGGACGGTGGCTGCCATCCGCGGCGGCCGTGTCGACGGTGTCGATGCCGGTTCGATCGTTCCCGCCGACACCCTGCTGGGCAGGCTGGAGCGCTGTGGTGCCCGGCCGGTGTTCCTGGGGGAGCCCGGATACCCCGAAGCGCTGGCCGCGATCGAGGACCCGCCTCCGACCCTGTTCGTGCGGGGAACGATCCCCGGCGGGCCGGCGGTGGCGGTCGTGGGAACCCGTCGGGCGACCGCTTACGGGCGGGCATTGGCACGGGCGTTCGGAGCGGCGGTCGCCGATGCCGGATGGGTGCTGGTCTCCGGACTGGCTCGTGGCATCGACGGAGAGGCCCATCGGGGGAGCCTCCACCGGGCGGGGGCCGGGATCGGCGTGCTCGGCTGCGGGCCCGACGTCGTCTACCCGCGCGAACATGGCGACATTGCCGACGACTTGATCGCCGGCGGCGCCGTGGTGAGCGAGTACCCGCCTGGGGCGGCCCCGCTGGCGTGGCGCTTCCCGCCGCGCAACCGGATCATCTCCGGGCTGGCGGGCGCCGTGGTGGTGGTCGAGGCCGGGGTCGCCGGCGGCGCCCTGGTGACGGCGGCGCGCGCGGTGGCCCAGGGACGCGAGGTGTTCGCCGTTCCCGGCGACGTCGACCGGGAGACCTCGGTGGGGTGCAACCTGCTGATTCGCGACGGCGCCGTCCCGGTGCTGGGAGCCTCCGACCTGGTCGAGGCGCTGTCCCTGGTGTTGGGGCCGCCACGAAGCGCCCCCTCGGCCGACGACCTCCCCAGTGCCGGAATCTCCCTGGACGCCCTGGCCGTCCGTCTCGGTCTCGAAGGTTCCTCCTTCGCCACCTGGCTGGGCCGCATGCGGCTGGCCGGGAGGATCCGCGTCGTCGGCGACCGTGTCCACCCGCAGGACCCGGCCCGCCGGGGCACGAACGGGTAAAGTCCGCGCCGACGCAAGGGAGGTGTCGGAGTGTCGCGCCGCAACGCCTGGATCGTGCTTCTCGTGGTGACTCTTGTCTCCGGCGCCTGTGGAGACGACGCCGCCCCGACCTCGACATCGACCTCCGTCAGCACGACGACGGTCGCCGTCACCACGACCACCGAGGGCGCCACCACGACCACCGAGGGCGCCACCACTGTGCCGGCCCCGGTGGCCGTCGCCGAGCTGTGCGTGGTGGACCGCACGCCGGGTGAGACCGCCCGGGTGCGGACCGGGCCCGGCGCCGAGTTCGACCTGGTCGCCGAGCTTCCACACGATGCCACCGGCGTGCTCACCACGGGGAACACGGCACTGGATGGGGAAGGGGATCCCTGGACCGAGATCATCCACGAAGGCCAGACCCGATGGGTCGTGTCGCAGTTCCTGACGCCGGGCGCCTGTGATCCGGCGGCGGGCGCCGCCACCTACGCCGTGACCGGCATCGCCTGTGGAAGCCAACTCAACGTGCGCACCGGGCTGGGGGACTCCTATGAGGCGATCGGGACCCTCGATCCCGACGCCATCGGGATCGCAGGGACCGGAGTCGTCGCTCTCGACGGCGAGGGTCGGACCTGGGTGCAGGTATCCCACGGAGGTGCCAACGC
This genomic interval carries:
- the dprA gene encoding DNA-processing protein DprA, with protein sequence MSTALLELAGLGLHPGRLGELLTRWGSAERTVAAIRGGRVDGVDAGSIVPADTLLGRLERCGARPVFLGEPGYPEALAAIEDPPPTLFVRGTIPGGPAVAVVGTRRATAYGRALARAFGAAVADAGWVLVSGLARGIDGEAHRGSLHRAGAGIGVLGCGPDVVYPREHGDIADDLIAGGAVVSEYPPGAAPLAWRFPPRNRIISGLAGAVVVVEAGVAGGALVTAARAVAQGREVFAVPGDVDRETSVGCNLLIRDGAVPVLGASDLVEALSLVLGPPRSAPSADDLPSAGISLDALAVRLGLEGSSFATWLGRMRLAGRIRVVGDRVHPQDPARRGTNG
- a CDS encoding enoyl-CoA hydratase/isomerase family protein; amino-acid sequence: MFHVVDEGPVRWLTLDNPGRRNAVPTDQWEVLTGHLDDFEASDLRALVVTGAGDDFCSGADLGTGFQGREMVHAYEAMARVGAAARALHRITKPTVAAVDGVAVGAGLNLALGCDLLIATDRARFAEIFVRRGLTVDFAGTWLLPRRIGLARAKELALTGRMFDAAEAERLGIVTRVVAPDGLRAAAAGAAGVLASGAPLAQRMIKAGFDRSFEMSFEEALSYEQAAQAMLMSSDDVVEGVAAFLQKRDPEFRGR
- a CDS encoding YifB family Mg chelatase-like AAA ATPase, whose translation is MFASVTSAALVGVVPRPVRVEAHVSGRKEAFALVGLPDTAVREARERVRSAIAATGHRFPMRRVTVNLAPADLPKVGSAYDLPIALGVLAACGHIPPGATRVVALGELALDGAVRPARGCLAAGMVARRRNERCLVGVDAAGEAALSGGDVHGVATLAEAIAVASGDRDGSRPVAGGGDDGAGWVDLGAVRGQVLARRALEVAAAGGHHLLLLGPPGSGKTMLARALPGILPDLTADEALEVAQAHSAAGRPLRMSSRPPFRSPHHGATAPAILGGGSGVPVPGELTLADRGVLFLDELAEFPRGLLDMLRQPVEEGVVHIARKGVSVEFPCRTQLVAATNPCPCGYLGDRRVACRCSASAVTRYRSRLSGPLLDRFDLRVGVGRVDGEGLMGPSGESAASVRMRVAAARERQRMRGVLNRSLDRVRLDALNWDVSALEMLRAAVDRSALTGRGWDRLRRVSSTIADLEGADSIGDHHVAEALSLRVDL
- a CDS encoding YraN family protein; this encodes MAAAFLARRGARVLVGNVRSGRGEIDLIVTLEGRLVAVEVKTRVGEDPIVQLTDQKRRRMRQAAARLRPTPERIDLVTVTLGPGGATISWVRAVA
- a CDS encoding DUF2469 domain-containing protein; the encoded protein is MSEEDLERYESDVELQIYREYHDVLPMFRYVIETERRFYLANQVDLETREAGGTVFFEIRLEDAWVWDMYRPARFLKNVRVLTFRDVNVEEVEHPEFKPPDHDTI